The Primulina tabacum isolate GXHZ01 chromosome 10, ASM2559414v2, whole genome shotgun sequence region AATTTATTTGAAACAAAAACTCTTACGAGAtcatataacaaaaaaaaatattatttttaatattatttttttttactatgAGACTTTACTCTTCAATCGGAGAGCcgaatttaaaaattattttattaagtcaTACGGTCTCTACTCTCTCGGTTTTGAATTCCTTGGTCAATCGAAAATATTCTTCAagccaaaaaaataattaattatcaaaaacaatgaaaattatatataataagaaaataGGGAGAGAGACAAAAAAACCAATATAAAGtaggacaaaaacttgtgtgagacgatctcacgggtcgtatttgtgagacagatctcttatttgggtcatacataATGTCCAAAATTGGACATTGCCAACATTTTCTCATTAGctcaaatcttgaaaatttacTCAAACCTTTAGCGTTAATTGTGAAATCGTTTCTCAAACACAGGtcaataatacatgaaaaaaaatattttccaccacATAAACATTATTTTTTGTGAGCtacattattaaaaaaattgtataatataaattaatttgagTAATACACATTTTActcataaaaaatatcattttctaaaaatataaaatatcatttttctatatataaaaATGGAATCAACGAACGCCATTAATTATTGTTATCAAAACAGAATACATGTTTCCAATCTaatatatcttttttttttaaattttcggtgTATAGTCAAATTTTATTATCTTTTgtcgcaaatttcaagatttaatacgctctcctttttttttttgagaatgatgatatcATGTTGGATTAAAGGTACGAGCCTTTAAGCTTAAAGTTTTCCATGTAAGTgaatgaaaatttgaaaaatgtgTTTATCCCACATTAAAATAATAAAGTGATATAGATAAATTTATATTGTGTTACACTTTATAGAAGTGTAATAATGGTTGGTCAAGAGACTATCTCTCTAGCAAACCACCGATCAGGACAAAAATCGCCTAACAACCTATGccatcttttgttatttttttccggTTGAGACCTTTCACATACCCTTGAGACCTTTCGCATGGCTCGACTTTTGGTGTGTATAAGctaaaacataaaattatcatataaaaactaaactaaatttattatattaaaacaGATTATGACAATCGTTTTTAGTTAATATCTTCGAGAGTATTATCATTTATTATCTAAATCGTGTTCAAAAGTATTTTAATATCCTCAAAACACGTTATTTCAACTCTTAGGTGTATAGGAAAGACTGGACGAAAAAATATGATAACTAATTCGTATGTGTAAGATTTAAAACACCTCCCAAATATTCTAGCAATTTGTTCTTTTTGACATACGATGAAAGGCAAACCAAGACTCGGCAACATTGTCCTATTATTACATAATAATAACTGAAATATATCGCGCGCGCGCACACACATAGAGAGAGGCGGATCATATAACATTCCATGATCGGCTAGTCTTATTATTGATGTTACTATCTAAGCAGTAGCTGTGCACGTGGGACAGGCACACCCTGCGCCACACTTGCAAAAGGCCTTCCCTGTCCCGCCGGAGGCCGTGGCACTGCTCTTCGAGCAGGTGCAAGGATTGCAGCCGCAGTGTTCCCCGCACGAGCACTGCTTGTGTTCCATACTGTTGGGATCTCCGCCCGAGCACCTGCATCCATCCGATTGATCAGCTAATTATATCCACTCCAATCATTCGTGAACAATATCAATTAGCGGGTTTGTTCATGCGTACGTACCTACAAGTGATGCCGCCAGGGCACGGCGAAGGACACCCGCACCTGTCGTCGCACGCTGCACCTCTTCCTCTAATGTCCGCCATTACTGTCTTCTTGATGATGAAGCGTACATGCTTATCTGCTACTATATATAAGGAGGCGGTGGTGCTCTAGAGAATGGACGTTTGGCAAAAACGTGGGCGACAAAATTACACTTGTCCTGCATGCACGTCCCGTGTCCTCATTTTACTCACCATTCACCACGTACAAACtagtttatatttatatatgtacatATCCGTTATCCATTTTCTTGCCTTCTTCGACTTCCCAATCCTATATATTTTATTACACTGCATTGCGTGTCGTTCATCCACACTATGCAAATATCTTTTTTAATCAATTTTTGTCTGCTTCGAACTTTTAACAAATCGTCCTAATTTGTTTGCCACACAAACTTTGCACCAAATTTCCTGCTACAAGCAATCATTCCTACTACCACTTGAAATAATCGATGAATGacaaacataaataaattgtATATAAACTGCAGTTTAAACCCAACCATTCATCATATTTCTTGTGTAAAAGGCAGTGGCATTACATCATATTATCAATAAAGACCGGAATATATATGTTGCTACAAAGTGAAGTGCTGTGAGTGCATGGTTGAATTCAAATACTATCACCCAACACAATACCCAAATTCGGAACTATATGTATCTCTACTTGGTAACATCAGTGCAAGCCCTGCTAACTGGGTGAATCTTCATCAAATGCATACGCTTTAGTCTCACAAGTGCCATCCGTTTCAAAAGTAAATCCATCCACATCAAGTAAATCACCATTGTTCTCTGTGAATCAGAAACATCTTCAAATCGGGGCTATTGTTTTGATAAATAACTGgactagaaaataaaataaaatagcaaGATTCGGTGTACCAAAATTGTAGACTGACATTGCTCAACTCACAGCCAGTCTGATCGCTGTGGTGTCTTTCAAGCCTGATAACGAaatgatttgattgttattggaTAACCAACAAGGTTAGATGTTAATTCTCAATAACAATTAAGgaaaaaaacccaaaaaatcTAACATAGCTTCCCAAAAAAATAGATCGAAATCTGAAGAGACGCATAATCATCTACTACCAAAtgctgaaaaaataaaaaattagatgTCCAttgacatatatatgtttgtcCAGCACCAAGTACATATCTCCATGGATGGACAACTTTAGATGAGAGAATCAACATGCCTTGTTTATTGCAACAAATGAGTTTTTACCACATCTTTCAGGTTTGGTAAAGTAGCATCTAGCCATTGTTTTCTCTACCTTTACATTGATTTTTTTGACTAAATAATTGTTCCCAGAAGATGAATCAAGTGACAAATGCTTCGATAACTATTGCGCAGAGGAAAACTGAGAATTACGTTTTGcccaaaaaataataacaagTCGGTATACTTATTGTCTGAACTACGCGCAATCAATTTATTCACACCTTGACAGAGAAAATCTCCAGGAGGGAGTACCAAGTCCCCAAAACCCCAAGAAAAACACCCAAGATAATTAGGCCCCAATCAGCACTAGCTTGTCTCCAGCTCATGTCTTCCTTGAATGCTAGATAATGGAACAGCGCGGGCAAAACGAACCCAAGAGCACAGCAGGTGCTGCTGCCCACCAACGACAAAAAATCCGCGAAATTTGGAACAAATAGTGCAACTAAACTTACAACCAGCACAAGAATCCATCTCATCCACAAGCAGTAATTCCCCGCCCAGAAGCTCCTCTCAAACACTTCATAAACTGGGTTCATCATCAATGGGAATGTAAAGAACAAATTTATGCAGAGGCCTAGCTGAACCAAAGTGCTCAACAATCCTTTCCCCATGTTGGCCGTGATTATATCCTTAGTGTTCTCACCAAACGCAAAGTAACCCATCGCTCCAAATGCCCCATACATGGCAGCAATGAAAAGCATGGCCAATCCCAAAATCTTACCAAATTTGGACTTGTCCTTCATCTCCGACTCCAAAGGCAATGCCATTCCAATCCCCTCAAACGAATACACTGCCACTCCCAATCCATAAAAGAAGGTGGAAAGAGTTCCAAACGCCTCAACCACTGGCATTTGCTTCATGAATATCAAGAAATCCTCAACAATCACAATCCCCATAGCCGCTAAGTCCACAATATCCGCGAAGATGCTGAGGGGCGCCAAAAGGGTCAGAGATGCAATCGAATTCAAGCCCAATTGAAAGGGAAAACAAGTCCAAATATAAAGGCTCTTGGTGCTAACTCCCCAGATCTTGGGCCCAACCAATAAGGAGGAGGAGGAATTGAAAAGATTAACAAGAGTGTCCGAAATGAAAATGAGATAGCCAACACAAAATCCAGCTTGGGAAAGAACGATCATGAAATCAACGGCACATCTGCCAATGGAACCAGAAACAGCGAAACCCAGATCGCCAAAAGAAGCAATCGCATAGGAGGAATCCCCAAGCTTGTGACGGGTTCTGATTAGGAGCATCATTCCATGATAGGTGAGAGCGGCGACGACGAGAATCATGAGGAGACTAGTGAGCCAACCCGTACGCATGAAGGTATAAGGGAGGCCAAGAACGCCGGCCCCAACGATGGATATAAAGACATTTGCGAACGTTTTGAGCTGAGAAGACCGAGCGTGGGGCTTATGGCCGGAAGGAAGCAATAGAGGTGTGTCCTCTGTGGGCAGCGCATTCGACGATGAGCCGGCTTCCTTTCCTTTCTCAAACCCCATCACCATCAATAGCTTCCGATTATCGGTCTTCGTCTTTGTGATGATAATGAACGGATCTAGCTACGCAGAGATCCTATGTATACCCGTAATccgtttttataattaaaaaagaaaaaataaataaatggtaaaatattttttaaaaaataaagattgcttatacaatTTTTTCTAATAGTTTTATTTACATCCAAATGAGTAATATCATagttttacaaaaataataaagatTATATTGTTATTTGAATtgattatttttatacaaaattcatatcataattttgacaaaaacttgtgtgagacggtctcacaggtcatattttgtgataagaatatcttatttatgtcatccatgaaaaagtattaattttatgccaagagtattactttttattatgaatatcggtagggttgactcatttcacagataaagatttgtgatatcatctcacaaaagacctactctataattttataaatggtCCGAGTGATTAAATTGTAATTTGAaatgttgaattttttttttaaaaaaaaacataaatgtaATATACTTATCATGTAATGgtaatttttgtaaaaaaaaatgtttgtgcCCATTTTTGTCTATGTAAATATATAGTATAGactagttactctgcacacgcgttgcgtgtgtgtacaatttttttattgatagactaaagtgaaatttgacaaattatgaagggactaaattgatatttgaattgttgaaataaaaaaaataaaataaaagtgtgttgaaattaaaacaaaaaacaaaaaacaaaagtgtaatattagtatcatataagagTAAAACTGGAAAAAAAAGATGGTGTCCTCTTTAGGTAGTTATTATAATGTTCTCACACTTAATAGTATAGTATAGATATTgagaaatattataattaataaaataaaatggataAAATATCTCACTATAATTTAGGAAACTAGTAATGGGAAAGTGGTCATACCACTATATAATTCATTCACGCTTGATATAGAATTGAGATTAAAATGGATAAAGGATGTTGCGATAATTTAGAAAATTGGCAAGGGGTTAAAACGAGGCTTGGAAAAGTGAAGACACCACCATATTATTCACGGGCGAAAtttgttttcatcttttaaagtttaaaatcaGTTTTATGGGATTTCGTTgtcataaatataaataaataaaattgtgaattagtTATCAATGATAACTTTTGATTTAGTAGTAAACACCTGATCTTAAAAATTAGTataaaaaaatcacaaattCAATTTCTATTAACGGTCAGAATTGCAATTATCGGGAGAAAAATTGTTGGTgtacaataattatttttatttggttaaTAAATTGAAATATGACGTTTGAGTTGATgtacgatttaaaataattgataaaCACCATATTCATGAATTATAAATTCTGATAAAAAAGACAAACGTTACATTATAATCatccaataaaataataaaataagtttTATAATAATGATACCTCGGAATTGCATTGAATCCGAGGAATGAGAATGGTACAAATCCGCAAAAGCCTGCAATTTGTTAAATTTTGATATATCGATAATTATtcttataatatttaattaaaaacccctttgaaaataacaaattaattaaatcgtGTATCGATttgattatttcaaaaataaattgaattgagtcaaattttaaaattcaatataattattaaaatccaACTGGCCGAATCATTACTTTGATtgcttttattttataaatcaatcGACAAAGACAAAATGATAATGACAATTACATTATTGTTTATAGAGTAGTATATTATCTTTTCTAGGGATGCCGATGCTGTCTAAAGCAATGgactataaataataaatttatacaTGGCcggaaatttaattttaattttaattttttcccaaTAAAAGGTATAAGATTGATGGTAATTAACACATAAAAAACACATGCTAATTGATAACCACTGTGTTCATTTTTGTTTGATTATGATGAAAGAGTCGAGACAGAGGTTAGATGGCCTTGCTGGATTAATGATTCAACACAATCATCAAACATGTCTTGAATTGATCTGAACTTCATTCCTAAACCCTTCAGTTTCGACACATTGAAATCATAGTATGGTCTGTCCAGTTTCTTGAACCTGCAAAAACGAAAAAAGTTGCAACATCAGATTCAACATGGATTCTCAATTATATCAATTGGTGACTGGGGGAGGGGGGGATTCTCACCTTTTGGGAATGGGTAGTGCAGGATAGCGTGCTGATAGAATTGATGCCAATTCATTGTTGTCCAGAACAGTTGAGTTGCAAAGATA contains the following coding sequences:
- the LOC142505207 gene encoding amino acid transporter AVT3B-like: MVMGFEKGKEAGSSSNALPTEDTPLLLPSGHKPHARSSQLKTFANVFISIVGAGVLGLPYTFMRTGWLTSLLMILVVAALTYHGMMLLIRTRHKLGDSSYAIASFGDLGFAVSGSIGRCAVDFMIVLSQAGFCVGYLIFISDTLVNLFNSSSSLLVGPKIWGVSTKSLYIWTCFPFQLGLNSIASLTLLAPLSIFADIVDLAAMGIVIVEDFLIFMKQMPVVEAFGTLSTFFYGLGVAVYSFEGIGMALPLESEMKDKSKFGKILGLAMLFIAAMYGAFGAMGYFAFGENTKDIITANMGKGLLSTLVQLGLCINLFFTFPLMMNPVYEVFERSFWAGNYCLWMRWILVLVVSLVALFVPNFADFLSLVGSSTCCALGFVLPALFHYLAFKEDMSWRQASADWGLIILGVFLGVLGTWYSLLEIFSVKA